Proteins encoded by one window of Eremothecium cymbalariae DBVPG#7215 chromosome 1, complete sequence:
- the PIB2 gene encoding Pib2p (similar to Ashbya gossypii AFR490C), giving the protein MGSVHSQNSDMETEAKQSGTPARRYNSDTSVVSNKSTITFEKRKVPLRGRTHSLQSVFSGMSLKSMLQNSGNGGNGAAGAGAGVNGGIENGDNGTERHNNSGGGGYDGMGRNHNGGSAAGPALTLVTNFVNAAQQIQSPAIASSNMLRRRTTRSSMASGRNVIEEDLEDDIKIGERLPFTDEQRMITGNQLQGGSSDVVGGGGSEGGGEGGGRVGSNQSNSLATTVSSAAPEHSSTTPQKLGDTPISGHSSDTQGQTQQQKLVQQRSVDGKNSGAVSGADVDEEDEFTQQKQLTRDALRKLSMLQANKVPLSVSGTLQNDQDGTIDPDENLNEPQEPLTHLQFGGKHVILETSRNNPIPLNHSQVSSANGLRRSSIGDVLSQPEPLKLPGAIQGNYNVSTNYSTHTQDSGLNGSAQQEQHFAKKPIRQINEPKKPMYMPAVLRDISETNLNWNQLKSHSPSSHRSASGQPINNLKTNKGGHSNYASSTHSATSSFLTEYRRKFDIWLACSMKGDYSAHNSVNLVPPTRKHWVADSKRQSCKYCHKLFTFWERKHHCRHCGDIFCQQHVRHWMYLNPNAKFIIGGGGIGMLSKICDGCLEEYERLVREGPNAGNAGSGAARNGNTYDPLDRIATSDHSKTISSKVPVASIDTTLEGDDKAADASGRQRLDSFVGSVPADWSWSSF; this is encoded by the coding sequence ATGGGGAGCGTTCATAGCCAGAATAGTGATATGGAAACAGAGGCTAAACAATCCGGGACTCCAGCTCGCAGATACAACTCTGACACGTCGGTTGTTTCTAATAAGTCTACGATTACGTTTGAGAAGCGTAAAGTACCACTGAGGGGGCGAACGCATAGTTTGCAGAGCGTTTTTAGTGGGATGTCGTTGAAATCGATGCTGCAGAACAGTGGTAATGGAGGGAATGGGGCGGCAGGAGCGGGAGCGGGAGTAAATGGAGGGATAGAGAATGGTGACAATGGGACGGAGCGGCACAATAACAGTGGTGGGGGTGGGTATGATGGGATGGGGAGGAATCATAATGGGGGTAGTGCGGCTGGGCCAGCGTTGACGCTGGTCACGAATTTCGTGAATGCAGCGCAGCAGATTCAGTCTCCAGCGATTGCGTCGTCGAACATGCTCCGTCGTCGGACGACTAGAAGCAGCATGGCGTCTGGCCGGAATGTTATAGAGGAGGATCTTGAGGATGATATTAAGATAGGGGAGCGTTTGCCGTTCACCGATGAGCAGCGGATGATTACTGGGAATCAGTTGCAAGGTGGTAGCAGCGACGTGGTCGGCGGTGGCGGGAGTGAGGGTGGCGGCGAGGGTGGTGGTAGGGTTGGTTCTAATCAGTCTAACAGCTTGGCAACGACTGTTTCGTCTGCAGCTCCAGAACATTCATCTACGACTCCTCAGAAACTAGGAGATACGCCGATCAGCGGGCACTCGTCAGATACCCAGGGTCaaacacaacaacagaAGCTCGTGCAACAGCGGAGTGTAGACGGGAAGAACTCTGGTGCCGTTTCGGGTGCGGATGtcgatgaagaagatgagtTTACACAGCAAAAACAACTGACCAGAGACGCTCTGCGTAAGCTGTCGATGTTGCAGGCTAATAAAGTGCCCTTATCTGTTAGTGGCACTCTCCAGAACGATCAGGATGGTACTATAGATCCCGATGAGAACTTGAATGAGCCACAGGAGCCCTTAACGCATCTTCAATTTGGCGGAAAGCATGTTATTCTAGAGACTTCTAGGAATAATCCTATACCCCTCAATCACTCACAGGTTTCCAGCGCTAACGGTCTCCGAAGATCTTCCATAGGGGATGTGCTGTCTCAGCCAGAGCCTTTGAAGCTGCCAGGTGCCATCCAAGGGAACTACAATGTCAGCACGAACTATAGCACACATACCCAAGATAGTGGTCTCAATGGTAGCGCTCAGCAGGAGCAGCATTTTGCGAAGAAGCCGATACGGCAAATTAACGAACCCAAGAAGCCGATGTACATGCCTGCAGTATTACGTGATATTTCTGAAACCAATCTTAATTGGAACCAACTAAAGTCTCACTCTCCGTCATCCCACCGAAGTGCTTCGGGTCAACCTATTAATAAtcttaaaacaaataaagGTGGCCATTCTAATTATGCCTCTAGCACACATTCAGCCACTTCTTCATTTCTCACAGAGTATAGGCGCAAGTTCGATATATGGTTGGCATGTAGCATGAAGGGTGATTATTCAGCGCATAACAGTGTGAATCTGGTTCCTCCAACTAGGAAGCATTGGGTTGCAGACAGTAAGAGACAATCCTGCAAGTACTGTCACAAATTATTCACTTTTTGGGAGCGTAAGCATCATTGTAGACACTGCGGTGATATATTTTGTCAGCAGCATGTGAGGCACTGGATGTATTTGAATCCAAATGCAAAATTCATTATTGGGGGAGGAGGTATCGGTATGTTGTCCAAGATATGTGATGGGTGTTTGGAGGAGTATGAGCGGTTAGTTAGGGAAGGTCCAAATGCAGGAAACGCTGGCAGTGGTGCTGCACGCAATGGAAACACGTATGATCCGCTGGATCGGATTGCTACTAGCGACCATAGCAAAACTATATCATCTAAAGTTCCAGTGGCCTCGATAGATACTACATTGGAGGGTGATGACAAAGCGGCTGATGCATCAGGCAGGCAACGGCTAGATAGTTTTGTTGGCAGTGTTCCGGCAGATTGGTCCTGGAGTAGTTTTTGA
- the STT3 gene encoding dolichyl-diphosphooligosaccharide--protein glycosyltransferase subunit STT3 (similar to Ashbya gossypii AFR491W), translating into MKAEVHTALCWARVLFKTIIIISIFGAAISSRLFSVIRFESIIHEFDPWFNFRATKYLVSHSFYEFLNWFDDRTWYPLGRVTGGTLYPGLMTTSAVIWHGLRNIGLPVDIRNVCVLFAPAFAGFTALATYEFTREIKDANAGLLAAGFMAIVPGYISRSVAGSYDNEAIAITLLMLTFMFWIKAMKTGSILHSTFAALFYFYMVSAWGGYVFITNLIPLHVFILILMGRYHSRLYSAYTTWYTIGTIASMQIPFVGFLPIRSNDHMAALGVFGLVQLVGLGNYIKGNVSSKRFKVVLILSLVVIIVVGVSGLFAITFLGYIAPWTGRFYSLWDTNYAKIHIPIIASVSEHQPTAWPAFFFDNQFLIWLFPAGVFLLFLDLKDEHVFVITYSVLCSYFAGVMVRLMLTLTPIICVSAAYALSKLFDVYLDFSELWSTTGAADVLTPSDPQAAGTAEKRPPSKISANVSAAATSSSSSSSSRNGFLMVITKLLVSGTFLFYLWLFVYHCTWVTSTAYSSPSVVLPSRNPDGSPAVIDDFREAYYWLRMNTDEDAKIASWWDYGYQIGGMADRTTLVDNNTWNNTHIAIVGKAMATSQDKAYHLLRAHDVDYVLVIFGGVLGFSGDDLNKFLWMVRISEGIWPDEIKEREYFSAAGDYRMDASASSTMKNSLMYKLSYYRFPELFDGQQGFDRVRSQTITVDDIGTLDYFEEAFTSENWMVRIFKLKSPDHLGRNLHDVAKLNMEQSLGVKKRLVKKPVLDLRV; encoded by the coding sequence ATGAAGGCAGAGGTTCACACGGCACTGTGCTGGGCTCGGGTGTTGTTTAAAACAATAATTATAATTTCGATTTTTGGGGCGGCGATATCTTCTCGTCTTTTTTCGGTGATCCGGTTTGAATCGATTATCCATGAGTTCGATCCTTGGTTCAATTTTAGGGCCACTAAGTATCTTGTGAGCCATTCGTTCTATGAGTTTCTAAACTGGTTTGACGATCGGACGTGGTACCCGCTGGGGCGGGTAACAGGTGGGACGTTGTACCCTGGTTTGATGACGACTTCTGCTGTGATCTGGCATGGGCTGCGTAATATTGGTCTTCCTGTGGATATCAGAAATGTGTGTGTTTTGTTTGCACCGGCGTTTGCAGGGTTTACTGCCTTGGCGACGTATGAGTTCACAAGGGAGATCAAGGATGCTAATGCGGGCTTGTTAGCAGCTGGGTTTATGGCGATCGTTCCGGGGTATATCTCGAGATCGGTGGCTGGGTCGTATGATAATGAGGCCATTGCGATCACGTTATTAATGCTGACTTTTATGTTTTGGATCAAGGCTATGAAGACAGGATCGATTTTGCATTCCACTTTTGCGGctttgttttatttctaCATGGTCTCCGCGTGGGGTGGGTACGTGTTCATTACCAATTTAATCCCGTTGCATGTGTTTATCCTAATACTCATGGGACGATACCATAGCAGGCTTTATAGCGCTTATACGACGTGGTATACGATAGGTACTATAGCTTCGATGCAGATTCCTTTTGTTGGGTTTTTGCCGATCAGGTCCAACGATCACATGGCTGCGCTCGGAGTGTTTGGTCTAGTACAACTAGTTGGGTTGGGTAACTATATTAAAGGCAATGTTTCATCTAAACGCTTTAAAGTGGTGCTCATTTTGTCTCTTGTTGTAATCATAGTTGTTGGTGTCTCTGGTCTCTTTGCGATCACTTTCCTTGGTTACATTGCACCCTGGACTGGTAGATTTTACTCCTTATGGGACACTAATTATGCCAAGATCCACATTCCAATTATTGCTTCCGTTTCAGAACACCAGCCTACCGCTTGGCCtgcatttttctttgacAATCAATTCCTCATTTGGCTGTTCCCAGCTGGtgtctttttgttgttcctCGACCTGAAAGACGAGCATGTATTTGTCATCACGTACTCCGTTCTATGTTCCTATTTTGCAGGTGTCATGGTCCGGCTAATGTTAACCTTGACGCCCATTATCTGTGTCTCGGCTGCGTATGCGCTATCCAAGCTATTTGACGTTTACCTTGACTTCTCCGAACTTTGGTCCACCACCGGGGCGGCAGATGTGCTCACACCTTCTGACCCCCAGGCCGCAGGTACTGCTGAAAAACGCCCTCCCTCGAAGATCAGTGCCAATGTATCAGCTGCTGCCACGTCGTCTTCGTCGTCTTCCTCATCCAGGAACGGTTTCCTCATGGTGATCACCAAATTGCTCGTTTCTGGCACATTCCTATTCTACCTCTGGCTTTTCGTTTACCACTGTACTTGGGTTACCTCGACAGCGTACTCTTCTCCATCTGTCGTGCTTCCATCGAGGAACCCTGATGGTTCACCTGCCGTCATCGACGACTTCAGAGAAGCCTACTACTGGCTAAGAATGAATACTGACGAGGACGCAAAGATAGCATCATGGTGGGACTACGGTTACCAAATCGGCGGCATGGCTGACCGTACAACCCTCGTCGATAACAATACTTGGAACAACACCCACATTGCCATCGTCGGCAAAGCAATGGCCACATCTCAGGACAAAGCCTACCACCTCCTCCGCGCCCACGACGTGGACTACGTCCTAGTCATCTTTGGAGGCGTGCTTGGCTTCAGCGGCGATGACCTTAACAAATTCCTATGGATGGTCAGGATTTCAGAGGGAATTTGGCCTgatgaaattaaagaaCGCGAATATTTCTCCGCAGCAGGCGACTACCGTATGGATGCCAGCGCCTCAAGCACAATGAAAAATTCACTCATGTACAAGCTCTCCTACTACAGATTCCCTGAACTTTTCGACGGACAACAAGGCTTCGACAGAGTCCGTTCCCAAACCATCACCGTTGACGATATCGGCACCCTCGACTACTTCGAAGAAGCCTTCACCTCTGAGAATTGGATGGTTCGTATCTTCAAACTCAAGAGCCCAGATCATCTGGGGAGAAACTTGCATGACGTTGCCAAATTGAACATGGAGCAGTCTCTCGGTGTTAAAAAGAGACTGGTAAAGAAACCTGTCTTGGACTTGAGAGTATAA
- the ALK1 gene encoding protein kinase ALK1 (similar to Ashbya gossypii AFR492W), which translates to MSAKDSEASFEEYNIASMASKFIALEVSDHEDDYNSSVDSVDSNNRLADLLGTGAEIPEEGEGEEEMEMEAVEEAGIRAQSNALQGPIVITHQLPSTGVSSLLSSVTSLQSERKGKLEERKKWSFISTGSATTKKRWSTLSFASDSNSKGNRGISSASSNSSVQSISTGKPANSLKRSSTGASLRSLLNKISLSDTYANVCSNVSNSSSTQTTPSTLVVNGTPKDTMFSRSRQTSISSMSTYRTPLQPLSSSAHNRLQRSNISIDNVSISSQTTNSSLQSKWKFWKNLKPADEGRPHRSHQTPPSSVSSGTTSRSKSSFSDLRKALFASGPLSASAQELCRSAGSTLKHRLSHSSLKPMSSHSSLQTKASHSSLKKLRHGSNSEETPQISLPVPDQASRDKIRIKLKHSASLMSINSGSAFGNPIIAESQEYNEAVLNQILSLCDVKYIKDYSTLPKNLKKISTNHVYLDPEDDTVYKILPITSSEDSMTGKDLALKELQIQRLISGTPGFVHLLDSAVYQISDAGLQYVVFHMKNHGSALSNVTKLTFTEIQDIVAHCIRALYVAENKFNFEHRFLNLSHILLDKQGNITLCDYKLSRAGKGSNYWFTRLDHPLFFQSQRDYTYVLQSMRYLMNSKSWHVYHPRTNLYWVHYIIKKLLGMCTEASPNRAKLVKLQANLDPLKRRRKWPRSDSCFENCGDILCYI; encoded by the coding sequence ATGAGTGCAAAGGATTCTGAAGCttcatttgaagaatacaaTATTGCCTCTATGGCATCCAAGTTTATTGCTCTGGAGGTCTCCGACCATGAAGATGACTACAACTCATCTGTGGATTCTGTGGATTCAAACAACAGACTAGCAGATCTTCTGGGAACTGGGGCGGAGATACCGGAGGAGGGGGAGGGGGAGGAGGAGATGGAGATGGAGGCTGTAGAGGAGGCGGGGATACGGGCTCAGAGTAATGCTTTGCAAGGTCCCATAGTGATCACGCACCAGCTTCCTTCGACTGGAGTGTCATCATTGTTAAGTTCTGTAACCTCGCTTCAGTCGGAAAGGAAAGGCAAGTTGGAAGAGCGGAAGAAATGGTCATTTATTTCAACTGGCAGCGCCACTACTAAAAAGCGCTGGTCAACACTTTCGTTTGCAAGTGACTCAAATAGCAAGGGGAACAGGGGGATCTCTTCAGCAAGTTCCAACTCAAGCGTGCAATCTATTTCCACGGGCAAGCCCGCGAACAGCCTGAAGCGGTCATCAACCGGCGCATCACTGAGATCTCTGTTAAACAAGATTTCGTTGAGTGACACTTATGCCAACGTGTGTTcaaatgtttcaaataGCAGTAGTACGCAAACAACACCTTCTACGCTTGTTGTAAATGGTACGCCTAAGGACACAATGTTTTCGAGAAGCAGACAAACTTCGATTAGTAGCATGTCGACATACCGAACACCACTACAACCCCTGTCGTCGAGCGCTCATAACAGGCTTCAAAGGTCAAACATTTCGATAGATAATGTTAGCATTTCTTCGCAAACCACTAATTCCTCCCTACAGTCCAAATGgaagttttggaagaaCCTGAAGCCGGCGGATGAAGGTAGGCCCCATCGTTCACACCAAACGCCACCATCATCAGTATCTTCTGGGACTACTTCCCGTTCGAAGTCGTCATTTTCAGATCTTCGTAAGGCCTTGTTTGCTTCCGGCCCACTTTCTGCATCTGCTCAGGAGCTTTGTCGTAGTGCAGGAAGCACTTTAAAGCACAGGCTATCCCACAGTTCCCTAAAGCCAATGTCTTCACACAGCTCTCTACAGACTAAAGCATCTCATTCCTCTCTAAAAAAGTTAAGGCATGGGTCCAATTCAGAAGAAACCCCACAAATATCACTTCCAGTTCCAGATCAGGCTTCTCGTGATAAAATTAGGATTAAGCTGAAGCATTCGGCATCTTTAATGTCAATTAATAGTGGTAGCGCTTTTGGGAATCCCATAATCGCAGAATCTCAGGAATATAATGAGGCTGTATTAAACCAAATTCTGAGTCTTTGTGATgtgaaatatattaaagattATTCGACTTTACCtaagaacttgaaaaagatCTCTACTAATCATGTCTACTTGGACCCAGAGGATGATACCGTTTATAAGATCCTACCTATAACTTCAAGTGAGGATTCTATGACAGGTAAGGATTTGGCTTTAAAGGAATTACAAATACAGCGCTTGATCTCGGGTACTCCAGGGTTTGTACATTTGCTTGATTCAGCCGTTTATCAGATTTCCGATGCTGGTTTACAATACGTTGTCTTTCATATGAAGAACCATGGCTCGGCCTTATCTAATGTCACAAAACTCACTTTCACTGAAATTCAAGACATAGTTGCCCATTGTATCCGTGCCTTATACGTTGCagaaaataaattcaattttGAGCATcgttttttaaatttgagTCACATTCTCTTAGACAAGCAGGGCAATATTACACTATGTGACTATAAATTATCTCGTGCTGGCAAGGGTTCCAATTATTGGTTTACAAGGCTGGACCATCCCTTGTTCTTTCAAAGCCAGAGGGACTACACATATGTACTACAATCGATGAGATATTTGATGAACTCTAAGAGCTGGCATGTGTATCATCCCAGAACAAACTTATATTGGGTACATTacattattaaaaaacttTTGGGTATGTGTACTGAGGCATCTCCTAATAGAGCCAAATTAGTGAAGTTGCAAGCCAATTTAGACCCactaaaaagaagaagaaaatggcCACGCAGCGATTCATGCTTTGAGAATTGTGGTGATATACTGTGTTACATTTAG
- the EST2 gene encoding telomerase reverse transcriptase (similar to Ashbya gossypii AFR494W): MICLEDYISKELPYPTDELIFKQLWSFRSLNGLQDLARYHFIVQNPTKLPLPQTSVTHRKMIDDCIVYMINKKLFNNVLTYGYRIAKNSQLNTTLHCQYTNTNISALKMGAWQLLHEAIGTQNFVHMLVNCSIFHYNGRYFKQLAGNVMNEPHKPPIWYFNEQKKFAAQDLKPHDVGNNGFLYRNIGIIKWDKLLPEDVGALSEQIFDDERHRVPKVTVLLAKMMRNASKVRYARIINSICPKKSVSEASSNLDLQTTVKSVTRLITLFVDKIIPLELFGSRKNKSLILKRTSELLRLKINCQIPFEYLIKGLRVTDVSWLGLTSKGVPVCEFKRRRRLFELFLDWLFRKFIPKLIHGIFYATEISSQTAVIYFRQDTWNEISAPFLSKYFSQYLKENADCELHDTFKFSRYNHRNLRLIPKKSKYDFRVLAVPHRGFGEDDRLEYEEYVRTVLKPIKNVLNYLRARRATHFQKMYSPLQIGKFLNQFKETLLNKYSQLPPLHYFKFDIASCYDSVPTGKVFEIVEKLMGDDTHFYIRTMLVYDTRSQTLQRKNVVNGDLNLKDRSILIDTAQTVHFSKADIINTLMMEINQTALKYDDHCFLRTVGLFQGAHLSSCLVDIVYDDLLEYYREFSNPPGTSSLLLRLADDFLIISTSKEYIDNIKTLALNGFDEYNAIINKDKILSFCSTEAENHIFSYCAMAINILKLDVCKPKDTYNMMQSYMGSTKKLYKKLRWLFELRMPYDVTSPTCNSWEAIVRHTEQASINLAETFSAYFAKHKVTVASFSEFIEGIIFSACKNCKNMSDSDTRYMTLRTIILKCFKDIMLIKRSKFAEVVEFLESEQNNCLQG; encoded by the coding sequence ATGATATGTCTTGAGGATTATATTAGCAAAGAATTACCTTACCCTACAGATGAGTTAATCTTCAAGCAACTATGGTCCTTTAGATCGCTTAACGGTCTTCAGGACTTAGCTAGGTATCACTTCATAGTTCAAAATCCCACGAAACTACCATTACCACAAACTAGTGTTACTCACAGGAAGATGATAGATGATTGTATTGTGTATATGATAAACaagaagttgttcaacAATGTTTTAACCTACGGCTATAGAATTGCCAAGAACTCTCAGCTCAATACGACGTTACATTGCCAATATACTAATACTAATATATCTGCACTGAAAATGGGTGCTTGGCAACTTCTTCACGAAGCGATTGGGACTCAAAACTTTGTTCATATGTTAGTTAATTGTTCAATATTCCATTACAACGGGAGATACTTCAAACAGCTTGCTGGAAATGTAATGAATGAACCTCACAAACCCCCAATTTGGTATTTTAACGAACAAAAGAAGTTTGCTGCTCAAGATCTGAAGCCACATGATGTTGGAAATAATGGATTTTTATATAGAAATATTGGGATTATTAAATGGGATAAATTGCTTCCAGAAGATGTGGGTGCATTGTCtgaacaaatatttgacgACGAACGACATAGGGTCCCAAAAGTTACGGTGCTACTAGCCAAAATGATGCGCAATGCAAGCAAAGTTCGCTATGCGAGAATTATTAATTCTATTTGTCCAAAAAAGTCAGTTTCTGAAGCCTCTTCCAATTTAGACCTTCAGACAACTGTGAAGTCTGTCACTCGCCTAATTACCCTGTTCGTTGATAAAATTATACCGTTGGAGTTATTTGGATCTAGGAAAAACAAATCATTGATTCTTAAAAGAACATCTGAACTTCTTAGACTCAAAATAAACTGCCAAATCccatttgaatatttaataaaggGATTACGAGTCACTGATGTTTCCTGGCTAGGTCTTACTTCTAAAGGTGTACCAGTTTGTGAATTTAAAAGGCGACGAAGACTATTTGAACTATTCCTTGATTGGCTATTTAGGAAgtttattccaaaattaATTCACGGAATTTTTTATGCCACTGAGATTTCATCACAAACTGCAGTAATTTATTTTCGACAAGACACTTGGAATGAGATATCTGCTCCATTCTTATCTAAGTATTTCAGCCAGTACTTAAAGGAAAACGCTGATTGTGAACTTCATGATACATTTAAGTTTTCAAGGTATAACCATAGGAACTTGAGATTGATACCAAAAAAATCGAAATATGACTTTAGAGTCCTTGCTGTACCACATAGAGGCTTTGGGGAAGATGATAGGCTCgaatatgaagaatatgTACGTACTGTTTTGAAGCCAATAAAGAATGTGCTTAATTACCTGAGAGCTAGAAGGGCTAcccattttcaaaaaatgtaCTCTCCATTACAGATTGGAAAGTTTCTTAATCAATTTAAGGAAACGTTGCTTAATAAATATTCTCAGTTGCCTCCATTACATTATTTTAAGTTTGACATTGCTTCTTGCTACGATTCAGTTCCTACAGGAAAGGTATTTGAGATCGTTGAAAAACTAATGGGGGATGATACACATTTTTACATTAGAACAATGCTAGTTTATGATACTAGGAGTCAAACTTTGCAACGTAAAAATGTTGTAAATGGCGACTTGAATCTTAAGGATAGGAGTATTCTCATAGACACTGCACAAACAGTTCACTTTTCGAAAGCGGACATTATCAATACTTTGATGATGGAAATAAATCAAACAGCCCTTAAATATGATGACCACTGTTTTTTAAGAACAGTTGGATTGTTTCAAGGTGCTCATCTTTCTTCATGTCTTGTTGACATTGTTTATGATGACCTACTGGAATATTACCGCGAATTTAGTAATCCTCCTGGTACATCAtcgctgctgctgaggcTAGCAGATGactttttaataatctCGACTAGTAAGGAATACATCGACAATATAAAAACTTTGGCGCTTAACGGGTTTGACGAGTATAATGCTATAATTAATAAGGATAAGATCCTCAgtttttgttcaacagAGGCAGAAAATCATATATTCAGCTATTGTGCCATGGCTATCAATATCCTTAAATTAGATGTCTGCAAACCAAAAGACACTTACAATATGATGCAATCTTACATGGGTTCAACGAAAAagttatataaaaaattacGTTGGTTATTTGAACTTCGTATGCCATATGATGTGACGAGCCCAACCTGCAATTCCTGGGAAGCAATAGTTCGTCATACTGAGCAGGCAAGTATTAACTTGGCTGAAACATTTTCTGCGTATTTTGCTAAGCATAAAGTTACAGTTGCTTCCTTCTCCGAATTTATCGAAGGAATCATATTTTCAGCGTGCAAGAACTGTAAGAATATGAGTGATTCAGATACGAGATACATGACCCTAAGAAcaattattttgaaatgTTTCAAGGATATAATGCTAATTAAAAGATCCAAGTTTGCCGAAGTTGTAGAATTCCTGGAAAGCGAACAAAATAACTGCCTCCAAGGTTAA